From the genome of Pseudomonas sp. TMP9, one region includes:
- the ruvC gene encoding crossover junction endodeoxyribonuclease RuvC produces MTLILGIDPGSRITGYGVVRDNGRNCEYVASGCIRTGNGTMPERLQVVFRGVREVIETFGPVTMGIEQVFMARNPDSALKLGQARGVAIVAGIEAGLDIAEYTATQVKQAIAGSGGADKEQVQMMVMHLLKLVQKPQIDASDALAIALCHAHHRQSLLPHGLVGAKRRAGRLRL; encoded by the coding sequence ATGACCTTGATTCTCGGTATCGACCCCGGATCACGTATTACCGGTTATGGCGTGGTGCGTGATAACGGACGCAATTGCGAGTACGTCGCTTCAGGCTGTATACGCACCGGCAACGGCACTATGCCGGAGCGCCTGCAAGTGGTGTTTCGCGGTGTGCGCGAAGTCATCGAAACCTTCGGCCCTGTGACCATGGGCATTGAGCAGGTGTTTATGGCGCGCAATCCCGATTCTGCACTCAAACTTGGCCAAGCCCGCGGCGTGGCGATTGTGGCAGGCATTGAAGCAGGGCTGGATATCGCCGAATACACCGCCACCCAGGTTAAGCAGGCGATCGCCGGCAGCGGCGGGGCGGACAAAGAACAAGTGCAGATGATGGTCATGCACCTACTTAAACTGGTGCAGAAGCCGCAGATTGACGCCTCAGATGCCCTGGCAATTGCCTTGTGTCATGCCCATCATCGGCAGAGCCTGCTCCCACACGGTTTGGTCGGCGCCAAGCGGCGCGCGGGTCGTCTTCGTTTGTAA
- the ruvA gene encoding Holliday junction branch migration protein RuvA encodes MIGRLRGTLAEKQPPHVIIDINGLGYELEVPMTTLYRLPSVGEPLTLHTHLVVREDAHLLYGFFEKRERELFRELIRLNGVGPKLALALMSGLEVDELVRCVQAQDTSVLVRIPGVGKKTAERLLVELKDRFKAWETVPGMSALVVEPRAGGAVSSAENDAVSALISLGYKPQEASRAVSAIKEDGLSSEDMIRRALKGML; translated from the coding sequence GTGATCGGACGTTTGCGCGGCACCCTGGCGGAAAAACAGCCGCCCCATGTGATTATTGACATAAATGGTTTGGGTTATGAGCTGGAAGTGCCCATGACGACCCTGTACCGCTTGCCCTCAGTGGGTGAACCGCTGACGCTGCACACCCATCTGGTGGTGCGCGAAGATGCTCACCTGCTTTATGGTTTCTTTGAGAAGCGTGAGCGTGAGCTGTTCCGCGAGTTAATCCGCCTTAATGGCGTCGGGCCAAAGCTGGCCTTGGCCTTGATGTCCGGGCTTGAGGTGGATGAGTTGGTGCGCTGCGTGCAAGCGCAAGACACCTCGGTGTTGGTGAGAATCCCTGGTGTTGGTAAGAAAACTGCCGAACGCCTATTGGTTGAGCTCAAAGATCGTTTCAAAGCATGGGAAACGGTGCCCGGTATGTCCGCTCTAGTGGTGGAACCTCGCGCGGGTGGTGCAGTCTCAAGCGCTGAGAATGACGCCGTGAGCGCACTTATTTCGCTCGGCTACAAACCCCAAGAAGCCAGCCGTGCTGTATCCGCTATTAAGGAAGACGGTTTGAGCAGTGAAGATATGATTCGTCGCGCCCTGAAGGGAATGCTCTAG
- the ruvB gene encoding Holliday junction branch migration DNA helicase RuvB codes for MLEADRLITAAPRERDEQVDRAIRPLKLADYIGQPSVREQMELFIQAARGRSEALDHTLIFGPPGLGKTTLANIIAQEMNVSIKSTSGPVLERPGDLAALLTNLEPGDVLFIDEIHRLSPIVEEVLYPAMEDFQLDIMIGEGPAARSIKLDLPPFTLVGATTRAGMLTNPLRDRFGIVQRLEFYNTEDLTTIVTRSAGILGLPIEPRGAFEIARRARGTPRIANRLLRRVRDFAEVRGTGDITREIADLALNLLDVDERGLDHQDRRLLLTMIEKFDGGPVGVDNLAAAISEERHTIEDVLEPYLIQQGYIMRTPRGRVVTRHAYLHFGLNVPKRMGELPVTEPFDGVTE; via the coding sequence GTGCTAGAAGCTGATCGCCTGATTACCGCTGCCCCGCGTGAGCGTGATGAGCAGGTGGACCGCGCCATTCGCCCGCTAAAACTGGCTGATTACATCGGCCAGCCTAGTGTGCGCGAGCAGATGGAGCTGTTTATCCAGGCGGCTCGTGGGCGCAGCGAGGCGCTCGATCACACCCTGATTTTTGGTCCTCCCGGGTTGGGTAAAACCACCTTGGCCAACATCATCGCTCAGGAAATGAATGTCTCGATCAAGAGCACCTCGGGTCCCGTTCTAGAGCGTCCAGGTGATTTGGCAGCCTTGCTGACCAATCTTGAGCCGGGCGATGTGTTGTTTATTGATGAGATTCATCGCTTGTCGCCGATTGTCGAGGAAGTCCTCTATCCAGCCATGGAAGACTTTCAGCTCGACATTATGATCGGTGAAGGTCCGGCTGCACGCTCAATCAAGCTCGATTTGCCGCCGTTTACGCTGGTTGGCGCCACGACGCGTGCGGGCATGCTGACCAATCCATTGCGCGACCGTTTCGGTATCGTCCAGCGCCTTGAGTTCTACAACACTGAAGACCTGACCACTATCGTCACGCGTTCGGCGGGCATTCTGGGTTTGCCGATTGAACCCCGCGGAGCATTTGAGATTGCCCGGCGCGCGCGCGGTACGCCACGAATTGCCAACCGCTTACTGCGTCGGGTACGCGACTTTGCCGAAGTCCGCGGTACGGGTGATATCACCCGCGAGATTGCGGACCTGGCGCTGAATCTGCTGGATGTCGATGAGCGCGGTTTAGATCATCAAGACCGTCGCCTGCTGCTGACCATGATTGAGAAATTTGACGGCGGCCCGGTTGGCGTAGATAACCTAGCGGCCGCCATCAGTGAGGAGCGCCACACCATTGAAGATGTGCTGGAACCTTACTTAATTCAGCAGGGTTACATCATGCGCACCCCACGCGGACGTGTGGTTACCCGGCATGCTTACCTGCATTTTGGTCTTAATGTACCCAAGCGCATGGGTGAGCTGCCGGTAACTGAGCCATTTGATGGTGTCACGGAGTAA
- the ybgC gene encoding tol-pal system-associated acyl-CoA thioesterase gives MRAQNGVQPSTFRCRVYFEDTDAGGIVYYVNYLKFMERARTERLRDLGFLQSTLAEEGLLFVVHSAEARYHAPAKLDDELLVSAEVIELNRASLRFRQQVRRATDDALLCEGQFMVACVRADNLKPRAIPPTLHAAFAEQGGAGKSKAGE, from the coding sequence ATGCGCGCGCAAAACGGAGTTCAGCCGTCCACCTTTCGCTGTCGGGTTTATTTTGAAGACACCGATGCGGGCGGCATCGTCTACTACGTCAATTACCTAAAATTTATGGAGCGGGCTCGCACTGAGCGCTTACGTGATCTGGGGTTTCTCCAGTCGACGTTAGCCGAGGAGGGCCTGTTATTTGTCGTGCACTCAGCTGAAGCGCGCTATCACGCCCCAGCCAAGCTTGACGATGAACTGCTGGTAAGCGCCGAAGTGATTGAATTAAACCGTGCCAGCCTGCGTTTTCGTCAGCAGGTCAGGCGGGCAACGGATGATGCGCTGCTCTGTGAAGGGCAGTTTATGGTGGCTTGTGTGCGCGCCGATAATTTGAAACCCCGGGCTATTCCCCCAACCTTGCACGCGGCCTTTGCCGAGCAAGGCGGCGCGGGTAAATCTAAAGCAGGAGAGTAA
- the tolQ gene encoding protein TolQ, translated as MEANAVDHMSIWSLISAASLVVQLVMLTLVAASVFSWVIIFQRTALLRAAKRALDSFEERFWSGIDLSKLYRQVGSNPDPDSGLEQIFRAGFKDFSRLRQQPGVDPDAVMDAVARAMRVAISREEEKLDQSLPFLATVGSTSPYIGLFGTVWGIMNSFRGLAQVQQATLATVAPGIAEALIATAIGLFAAIPAVIAYNRFSARGEMLIGRYYTFADEFQAILHRKVHTSDD; from the coding sequence GTGGAAGCCAACGCCGTTGACCACATGTCGATTTGGAGTTTGATCAGCGCCGCCAGTTTGGTGGTGCAATTGGTAATGCTGACACTGGTGGCCGCCTCGGTTTTTTCGTGGGTGATCATTTTCCAACGCACGGCACTGTTGCGTGCGGCCAAGCGTGCTTTGGATAGTTTCGAGGAGCGCTTCTGGTCGGGTATCGACTTGTCCAAACTTTACCGTCAGGTGGGCAGTAACCCTGATCCAGATTCTGGCTTGGAACAAATATTCCGCGCAGGCTTCAAGGATTTCTCACGTCTGCGTCAGCAGCCTGGCGTAGACCCAGACGCGGTGATGGATGCCGTGGCACGCGCCATGCGCGTGGCCATCTCCCGTGAAGAAGAGAAGCTCGATCAGAGCCTGCCTTTTCTTGCCACTGTTGGTTCCACCAGCCCTTATATCGGCCTGTTCGGCACAGTGTGGGGCATCATGAACTCCTTCCGCGGTTTGGCCCAAGTCCAGCAAGCCACCCTGGCGACTGTGGCGCCAGGTATTGCTGAGGCGTTGATTGCCACCGCAATCGGTTTGTTTGCCGCCATTCCTGCGGTAATTGCGTACAACCGTTTCTCCGCGCGAGGCGAAATGCTGATCGGCCGTTACTACACCTTTGCTGACGAATTCCAGGCAATTTTGCACCGAAAAGTCCACACCAGCGACGACTAA
- the tolR gene encoding protein TolR: MARIRNRRKPVSEMNVVPYIDVMLVLLVIFMVTAPMLNQGVKVDLPKVSSEVLPQDNNSQVLTISIKADKTYYWNMGTEVDVDTVQDQALTLEEMTRAVTAIISQSRATGKQVQVFVRGDKSVDYGTVMAAMGGLQQADVANVGLITEAP, encoded by the coding sequence ATGGCCAGAATTCGTAACAGACGCAAGCCGGTCTCCGAGATGAACGTGGTGCCTTACATCGATGTGATGTTGGTGCTGCTGGTGATCTTTATGGTGACTGCGCCCATGCTCAACCAAGGGGTTAAGGTCGATCTGCCAAAAGTCAGCAGTGAAGTCTTGCCGCAGGACAATAATTCCCAGGTATTGACCATCTCGATCAAGGCCGACAAAACCTATTACTGGAACATGGGCACCGAAGTCGATGTCGATACCGTGCAGGACCAAGCGCTGACGCTGGAAGAAATGACCCGTGCAGTCACGGCCATCATCAGCCAGAGCCGTGCCACAGGTAAGCAGGTGCAAGTGTTCGTGCGTGGCGATAAGTCTGTTGACTACGGCACGGTGATGGCGGCGATGGGCGGCTTGCAGCAAGCTGACGTGGCTAACGTCGGGCTGATTACCGAGGCCCCCTGA
- the tolA gene encoding cell envelope integrity protein TolA, with protein MHYQRERSPSESLFWPVVWAVALHVIMFAMLFVSFAFAPDLPPAKPVVQATLYKLQSQSQATIQTNQKIAGETKKTTAPVYETEQLEQKKAEQEKVAAKAAEQKKAQEAQKADIAKKADADKKAAEQKKLADVAKKKAADDAAKKKAAEDAKKKAAEEAKKKAAAEAAKKKKADDTKKKATEAANRKAVEDKKAAALAELLSDDVGRQQALADTVGDEVAGSLDDLIVMLVSQQWRRPPSARNGMSVEVLIEMLPDGTITNASVTRSSGDSPFDNSAVQAVRNVGRIAEMQQLDRATFDRLYRQRRAVFKPEDLGL; from the coding sequence ATGCATTATCAGCGCGAGCGCTCGCCTTCGGAAAGTCTGTTTTGGCCTGTGGTTTGGGCCGTGGCGCTGCACGTCATCATGTTCGCCATGCTGTTCGTCAGCTTTGCTTTTGCCCCGGACCTGCCGCCGGCTAAGCCGGTGGTGCAGGCGACGTTGTACAAGCTGCAGTCGCAGAGCCAGGCGACCATTCAGACCAACCAGAAAATTGCCGGTGAAACCAAGAAAACTACAGCGCCGGTGTATGAAACCGAGCAGCTTGAACAAAAGAAAGCCGAGCAAGAGAAAGTAGCCGCCAAGGCTGCGGAACAAAAGAAAGCCCAAGAGGCTCAGAAAGCCGACATCGCAAAAAAAGCTGATGCCGACAAGAAAGCCGCCGAGCAGAAAAAACTCGCCGATGTAGCCAAGAAGAAGGCCGCTGACGACGCCGCGAAGAAAAAGGCGGCAGAAGACGCCAAGAAAAAAGCAGCGGAAGAGGCGAAAAAGAAAGCCGCTGCTGAAGCTGCGAAGAAGAAAAAAGCGGACGACACGAAGAAAAAAGCAACAGAGGCGGCTAATCGTAAAGCGGTAGAAGACAAAAAAGCTGCAGCCTTAGCTGAGTTGTTGTCCGATGATGTTGGGCGACAACAGGCTCTGGCTGACACCGTCGGTGATGAGGTTGCAGGCAGCTTGGATGATTTGATTGTGATGTTGGTCAGTCAGCAGTGGCGGCGTCCGCCCTCTGCGCGCAACGGCATGAGTGTCGAGGTACTGATTGAGATGCTGCCCGATGGCACCATTACTAATGCCAGCGTAACGCGTTCAAGTGGTGATTCGCCGTTTGATAACTCGGCTGTGCAAGCAGTACGCAACGTTGGTCGTATCGCTGAAATGCAACAACTGGACCGCGCTACTTTTGATCGCCTTTACCGGCAGCGACGCGCTGTCTTCAAACCGGAGGATTTAGGCCTGTGA
- the tolB gene encoding Tol-Pal system beta propeller repeat protein TolB, whose amino-acid sequence MNTLMRIVLLGLTLLVGTVQAADPLVISSGTDRATPIAVVPFGWQGGSVLPEDMAEIIGNDLRNSGVFEPIPRQNMISLPTQASEVIYRDWQALGAQYVLAGSIVPNAGRLQIQFALFNVTTQQQVMTGSVGGGVDQLRDMAHHIADQSYEKLTGVKGAFSTRMLYVTAERFSVNNTRYTLQRSDYDGARAVTLLQSREPILSPSFAPDGRRIAYVSFEQKRPRIFVQHIDTGRREQITNFEGLNGAPAWSPDGNRLAFVLSKDGNPEIYVMDMGSRQIRRVTNQASIDTEPFWGKDGQTLYFTSDRSGKPQIYKTNINGGSAERVTFIGNYNANPKLSADEKTLVMIHRQDGYTVFKVAAQDLQRGNLRILSDTSLDESPTVAPNGTMVIYATRQQGRGVLVLASTNGRVRLPLPTAQGEVREPSWSPYLN is encoded by the coding sequence GTGAATACCCTGATGCGAATAGTTCTGCTCGGCCTGACCCTACTGGTCGGTACCGTTCAGGCCGCTGATCCGCTGGTGATCAGCAGTGGCACCGATCGTGCCACGCCGATTGCTGTGGTGCCGTTTGGTTGGCAAGGCGGCAGTGTTCTGCCTGAGGACATGGCCGAGATTATTGGCAATGACCTGCGTAACTCGGGTGTTTTTGAGCCGATCCCGCGGCAGAATATGATCAGCTTGCCGACTCAGGCCAGTGAAGTGATCTACCGCGATTGGCAAGCGCTGGGTGCGCAGTACGTGCTGGCCGGTAGCATTGTGCCGAATGCGGGTCGTCTGCAGATCCAGTTCGCGCTGTTCAACGTGACGACCCAGCAACAAGTGATGACCGGTAGCGTGGGCGGTGGTGTTGACCAGCTGCGTGACATGGCTCACCACATCGCCGATCAGTCGTACGAGAAGTTAACAGGTGTTAAGGGTGCATTCTCCACTCGCATGTTGTACGTCACGGCCGAGCGTTTTTCGGTCAATAACACCCGCTATACCCTGCAGCGCTCCGACTATGACGGCGCGCGTGCGGTGACGTTGTTGCAGTCACGCGAGCCGATTCTTTCTCCCTCGTTTGCACCCGACGGTCGGCGCATTGCCTATGTGTCGTTCGAACAGAAGCGTCCACGAATCTTTGTGCAGCACATCGATACCGGTCGGCGCGAGCAGATCACCAACTTTGAAGGCCTGAATGGTGCGCCAGCGTGGTCACCGGATGGCAATCGTCTGGCATTTGTCCTGTCTAAAGACGGCAACCCAGAGATATACGTGATGGACATGGGCAGCCGTCAGATTCGCCGCGTGACTAACCAGGCCTCGATTGATACCGAGCCGTTTTGGGGTAAGGACGGTCAGACCCTGTACTTCACCTCGGATCGTTCGGGTAAACCACAAATCTACAAAACCAACATCAACGGCGGTTCGGCCGAGCGTGTGACCTTTATCGGTAACTACAACGCCAACCCGAAGTTGTCTGCGGATGAAAAAACCCTGGTTATGATTCATCGCCAGGATGGTTACACCGTGTTCAAGGTGGCTGCACAAGACCTGCAGCGCGGCAATTTGCGGATACTTTCAGACACCAGTCTGGATGAGTCGCCTACTGTTGCGCCCAATGGCACCATGGTAATCTACGCCACCCGCCAGCAGGGGCGGGGAGTCTTGGTACTGGCGTCCACTAATGGACGTGTGAGGCTCCCTCTTCCTACCGCTCAAGGCGAAGTTCGAGAGCCTTCTTGGTCCCCTTACCTGAACTGA
- the pal gene encoding peptidoglycan-associated lipoprotein Pal, which yields MEMLKFGKFAALSLALAVAVGCSSKGGDAAGEGAIDPNAGYGANTGAVDGSLSEEAALRAITTFYFEYDSSDLKPEAMRALDVHAKDLQGNGARVVLEGHADERGTREYNMALGERRAKAVQRYLVLQGVSPAQLELVSYGEERAIATGNEESSWAQNRRVELRK from the coding sequence ATGGAAATGCTGAAATTTGGTAAGTTTGCTGCACTGAGCTTGGCTCTCGCCGTGGCTGTAGGTTGTTCCTCCAAAGGCGGCGACGCTGCTGGCGAAGGCGCTATCGATCCTAACGCTGGTTACGGCGCTAACACTGGCGCTGTTGATGGCAGCCTGAGCGAAGAAGCTGCTCTGCGCGCTATCACCACCTTCTACTTCGAATACGACAGCTCCGACCTGAAGCCAGAGGCCATGCGCGCTCTGGACGTGCACGCCAAAGACCTGCAAGGCAATGGCGCTCGCGTAGTTCTGGAAGGCCACGCTGACGAGCGCGGTACTCGTGAATACAACATGGCACTGGGCGAGCGTCGCGCCAAGGCTGTGCAGCGTTACCTGGTACTGCAGGGCGTTTCCCCAGCTCAGCTGGAACTGGTTTCCTACGGTGAAGAACGCGCTATCGCTACCGGTAACGAGGAGTCCTCGTGGGCTCAAAACCGTCGCGTCGAACTGCGTAAGTAA
- the ybgF gene encoding tol-pal system protein YbgF — translation MRTCRRALTVLVLSLPLAALAEVPVVDNNAGYGSSYPPAGYGTSGTYAEAGAAAPVSAQGMLFNQLQQMQSEIAQLRGTLEEQQNEIQRLKQESLERYQDLDKRLSGGAAGAAASQNSSPAGAINANGTPTPPAVGQAQASAGNEPADPAKEKLFYEAAFDLIKAKDFDKASQAFAAFLRKYPNSQYAGNAQYWLGEVNLANGDLQGAGQAFARVSQTYPNHAKVPDSLFKLADVEQRLGNSDKAKGILQQVIAQYPGSSAAQLAQRDLQRLP, via the coding sequence ATGCGAACGTGCCGCCGTGCTTTAACCGTTTTGGTGCTCAGCCTGCCGCTTGCGGCATTGGCTGAGGTTCCCGTGGTGGATAACAATGCCGGTTACGGCAGCAGTTATCCGCCTGCTGGTTACGGTACGTCCGGCACCTACGCGGAGGCAGGGGCTGCGGCTCCTGTCTCGGCGCAGGGCATGCTGTTCAACCAGTTACAGCAGATGCAAAGCGAAATCGCGCAACTGCGCGGTACGCTGGAAGAGCAACAGAACGAGATTCAGCGTCTGAAGCAAGAAAGCCTTGAACGTTATCAGGACCTTGATAAGCGTTTGAGTGGTGGCGCAGCAGGTGCTGCAGCTAGCCAAAATTCTTCACCCGCTGGCGCGATTAACGCCAACGGTACGCCAACCCCGCCAGCAGTGGGGCAGGCTCAAGCGTCGGCCGGTAATGAGCCGGCTGACCCAGCCAAGGAAAAACTGTTCTACGAAGCAGCTTTTGATTTGATCAAGGCTAAAGACTTCGATAAGGCCAGTCAGGCGTTTGCAGCGTTCCTGCGCAAATACCCGAATAGTCAGTACGCAGGCAACGCGCAGTATTGGCTGGGCGAGGTGAACCTCGCGAATGGTGATTTGCAGGGTGCCGGCCAGGCGTTTGCGCGCGTCAGCCAAACCTACCCGAACCACGCTAAGGTGCCCGACTCTCTATTTAAGCTGGCTGATGTTGAGCAGCGCCTGGGTAATAGCGACAAGGCCAAGGGAATCCTGCAGCAAGTAATCGCGCAGTATCCGGGCAGTTCGGCGGCGCAATTGGCGCAGCGAGATTTACAGCGTTTGCCCTAG
- the queE gene encoding 7-carboxy-7-deazaguanine synthase QueE: protein MKKTLRITEIFYSLQGETRTAGLPTVFVRLTGCPLRCQYCDTAYAFSGGELMTLDAIVEQVAGYTPRYICVTGGEPLAQANCIALLKRLCDAGYQVSLETSGALDVSAVDPRVSKVLDLKTPGSAEVARNRYENIALLTPNDQVKFVICSREDYDWAVSKLIQFGLDARVGEVLMSPSHHELSARSLAEWIIADNLPVRLQMQLHKILWNDEPGH from the coding sequence ATGAAAAAAACTCTGCGCATTACCGAAATATTCTACTCGCTGCAGGGCGAGACCCGCACCGCTGGCTTGCCGACTGTGTTCGTTCGCCTGACCGGCTGTCCTCTGCGTTGCCAATATTGCGACACCGCTTATGCCTTCAGTGGCGGCGAGCTCATGACGCTGGATGCCATTGTCGAGCAAGTTGCCGGCTACACGCCGCGCTATATCTGCGTGACGGGCGGCGAGCCGTTGGCACAAGCCAATTGCATCGCTTTGCTCAAACGCCTGTGTGATGCCGGCTATCAAGTGTCGCTGGAAACCAGCGGGGCGCTGGATGTGTCGGCAGTCGACCCGCGCGTGAGCAAGGTGCTTGACCTGAAAACTCCGGGTTCGGCGGAAGTTGCGCGCAACCGCTACGAGAATATCGCGCTGCTGACGCCCAATGATCAGGTCAAGTTCGTTATCTGCTCTCGTGAAGATTATGACTGGGCGGTGAGCAAGCTTATTCAGTTCGGTTTGGATGCGCGTGTTGGCGAGGTGCTGATGTCGCCCAGCCACCATGAGCTCAGTGCGCGTTCGTTGGCTGAGTGGATCATTGCTGACAACCTGCCTGTGCGCTTGCAGATGCAGCTGCACAAGATCCTCTGGAATGATGAACCGGGACATTGA
- the queC gene encoding 7-cyano-7-deazaguanine synthase QueC, producing the protein MSDKRAVILLSGGLDSATVVALAKADGYSCYTMSFDYGQRHRSELQAAERIALQLGAVEHKVIGLNLNGIGGSALTDTRIDVPQSPTEGIPVTYVPARNSVFLSLALGWAEVLGARDIFIGVNAVDYSGYPDCRPEFIQAFERMANLATKAGVDGSGFRILAPLQNMSKAQIAQAGVQLGVDYALTVSCYLADEQGRACGKCDSCRLRAAGFAAAGIDDPTRYF; encoded by the coding sequence ATGAGTGATAAAAGAGCAGTAATCCTGCTGTCTGGCGGCTTGGACTCGGCCACTGTGGTGGCGTTAGCCAAAGCCGACGGCTACAGCTGTTACACCATGAGCTTCGATTACGGTCAGCGCCACCGCTCAGAGCTGCAGGCCGCCGAACGCATTGCATTGCAGCTAGGCGCGGTCGAACACAAGGTTATTGGCCTGAATCTCAATGGCATAGGGGGGTCCGCACTGACCGATACCCGCATTGATGTGCCGCAAAGTCCGACGGAAGGCATTCCGGTGACCTATGTGCCGGCGCGCAATAGCGTATTTCTCTCGCTGGCATTGGGGTGGGCTGAAGTGCTGGGCGCACGGGACATTTTTATTGGCGTAAACGCGGTGGATTATTCCGGTTACCCGGATTGCCGACCCGAGTTTATCCAGGCTTTTGAGCGCATGGCTAATCTGGCCACTAAGGCTGGGGTTGATGGGTCGGGCTTTCGTATCTTGGCCCCGCTGCAGAATATGAGCAAAGCGCAGATTGCTCAGGCGGGCGTTCAGCTAGGGGTTGATTATGCGCTGACAGTTTCCTGCTATCTGGCGGATGAACAGGGCCGCGCTTGCGGTAAATGCGATAGCTGCCGTCTGCGTGCGGCAGGTTTTGCTGCAGCGGGAATCGATGACCCGACTCGTTATTTTTAA
- the nadA gene encoding quinolinate synthase NadA, which yields MTQISERLLVQAHLDAKQPKPLTPEQEAFYRAEIAAELKKQNAVLVAHYYCDPVLQALAEETGGCVSDSLEMARFGNAHSAQTVLVAGVKFMGETAKILNPEKRVLMPTLEATCSLDLGCPVDEFAAFCDQHPQRTVVVYANTSAAVKARADWVVTSSCAVEIVEHLMDNGESILWAPDQHLGRYIQNKTGADMLLWDGACIVHEEFKSKQLEAMKALYPAAAVLVHPESPMAVIELADAVGSTSQLIAAAQNLPNKTFIVATDAGIFYKMQQLCPDKEFIAAPTAGNGAACRSCAHCPWMAMNTLERTLACLREGSNEIFVDPALIPKAIRPLKRMLDFTQAARLKLSGNA from the coding sequence ATGACGCAGATTTCCGAACGCCTGCTGGTGCAAGCCCACCTCGATGCTAAGCAACCTAAGCCGTTAACGCCTGAGCAAGAAGCGTTTTATCGGGCTGAAATCGCCGCTGAATTGAAAAAACAGAATGCCGTACTGGTTGCGCACTACTACTGCGACCCGGTGCTGCAGGCCTTGGCCGAGGAGACCGGCGGCTGTGTTTCCGACTCGCTAGAAATGGCCCGTTTTGGTAATGCCCACAGCGCGCAGACAGTCCTTGTGGCAGGCGTTAAATTCATGGGCGAAACAGCGAAGATTCTCAACCCTGAAAAGCGCGTGCTGATGCCAACCTTGGAGGCGACGTGCTCGCTCGATTTGGGTTGCCCGGTGGACGAGTTTGCGGCGTTTTGCGATCAACACCCGCAGCGCACCGTGGTGGTGTATGCCAATACGTCGGCAGCTGTGAAGGCACGGGCTGATTGGGTGGTGACATCCAGCTGCGCAGTGGAAATCGTTGAGCACTTGATGGATAACGGCGAGAGCATTCTCTGGGCGCCGGATCAGCATTTGGGTCGTTATATCCAGAATAAAACCGGTGCCGACATGCTGCTGTGGGACGGCGCCTGCATCGTCCATGAGGAGTTCAAGTCTAAGCAGTTAGAAGCCATGAAGGCGCTGTATCCGGCTGCGGCCGTGCTGGTGCACCCGGAGTCGCCGATGGCCGTGATTGAGTTGGCTGATGCGGTGGGCTCCACCAGCCAGCTAATTGCTGCCGCGCAAAACTTGCCTAATAAGACGTTTATCGTGGCGACTGATGCCGGCATTTTTTACAAAATGCAGCAGCTGTGCCCGGATAAAGAGTTTATTGCCGCGCCTACCGCCGGTAACGGCGCGGCCTGTCGCAGCTGTGCCCATTGCCCATGGATGGCGATGAATACGTTGGAGCGCACCTTGGCGTGCTTGCGTGAGGGCAGTAACGAGATTTTTGTCGACCCGGCGCTTATCCCTAAAGCCATTAGGCCGCTCAAGCGCATGCTTGATTTTACTCAGGCGGCGCGGCTTAAATTAAGTGGTAACGCTTAA